One stretch of Pseudomonas sp. NC02 DNA includes these proteins:
- a CDS encoding alpha/beta fold hydrolase yields MKPASKLCLIAASLLMLGTGAAVAGPIAPVKANNVVLVHGSWADGSSWSEVITRLQAAGLHVTAVQNPLTSVADDVAATNRVLDQQDGPTVLVGHSYAGTVVSDAGVNPKVSSLVYVAARAPDANEDFVALSAKYPSTPVRAGVVEHDGYLTLNQDAFLKYFAADVPHAKAMELYAVQQPIAKTLFSGRTVNAAWHTKPSWYAVSSNDQTINPDLERFLAKRMNATTIEVPSSHLSLVSHAKEITDLILEASGRQP; encoded by the coding sequence ATGAAACCTGCAAGCAAACTCTGCCTGATCGCCGCCAGCCTGTTGATGCTGGGGACCGGCGCCGCCGTGGCCGGCCCGATTGCACCGGTGAAAGCCAATAACGTAGTGCTGGTACACGGCTCCTGGGCCGACGGTTCCAGCTGGTCCGAAGTGATTACCCGCCTGCAGGCCGCCGGCTTGCATGTAACCGCCGTGCAAAACCCGCTGACCTCGGTGGCGGATGACGTCGCTGCCACCAATCGCGTACTCGATCAACAGGACGGTCCTACCGTGCTGGTCGGCCATTCCTACGCCGGCACCGTGGTCAGCGACGCCGGGGTCAACCCCAAGGTCAGCTCCCTGGTATACGTCGCCGCCCGCGCTCCGGACGCCAACGAAGACTTCGTCGCCCTGTCCGCCAAGTACCCAAGCACACCCGTGCGGGCCGGTGTGGTGGAGCACGACGGTTACCTGACCCTGAATCAGGACGCCTTCCTCAAGTACTTTGCCGCCGATGTACCCCACGCCAAGGCCATGGAGCTGTACGCCGTGCAACAACCGATCGCCAAGACCCTGTTCAGCGGTCGCACCGTCAACGCCGCGTGGCACACCAAGCCGTCCTGGTATGCGGTGTCCAGCAATGACCAGACCATCAACCCGGACCTGGAACGCTTTCTCGCCAAGCGCATGAACGCCACCACCATCGAGGTGCCATCGAGCCACTTGTCCCTGGTTTCCCACGCCAAGGAAATCACCGACCTGATCCTCGAAGCGTCCGGCCGCCAGCCTTAA
- a CDS encoding phage infection protein: MFNLSKASSLVLGLTVIAGLGLSSMASADTHAGAVKDQSSHLLAEGGADRLHERGLAEGGAERLQAARTV; encoded by the coding sequence ATGTTCAATCTCTCGAAAGCTTCGTCCCTGGTACTCGGCCTGACTGTCATCGCGGGCCTCGGGCTGTCATCCATGGCGTCGGCCGACACCCACGCTGGCGCGGTCAAAGACCAGTCATCCCACCTGCTCGCCGAGGGCGGCGCAGATCGCCTGCACGAACGCGGCCTGGCGGAAGGCGGCGCTGAACGCCTGCAAGCAGCCCGTACTGTCTGA
- a CDS encoding HAD-IA family hydrolase, whose protein sequence is MSTRDSAVFAHRYRAFLFDMDGTLLNSIAAAERVWATWAERHGLDVEAFLKTIHGARAIDTITRQALPGVDAQAEAQWITEAELEDVEGVVAIAGAVEFLNALPGDQWALVTSAPKALALRRMQAAGINPPAVLVTAEDVASGKPDPACYVLGAQRLGVPVQDCLVFEDASVGIRAGEAAGADVMVVTSTHLVPMVTAHPSIDGYERLQVQRDEAGLLHLQRLA, encoded by the coding sequence GTGTCCACCCGCGATTCAGCTGTATTCGCCCACCGTTACCGCGCCTTCCTGTTCGATATGGATGGCACACTCCTGAACTCCATTGCCGCCGCCGAGCGCGTATGGGCCACCTGGGCTGAACGCCATGGGCTGGATGTCGAGGCCTTTCTGAAGACCATCCATGGTGCCCGGGCCATCGATACCATCACCCGCCAGGCGTTGCCCGGTGTGGACGCGCAGGCTGAGGCGCAGTGGATTACCGAGGCTGAACTTGAGGATGTGGAAGGGGTGGTGGCGATTGCGGGCGCGGTGGAATTCCTCAACGCATTGCCCGGCGATCAATGGGCGCTGGTTACGTCTGCCCCCAAGGCACTGGCTCTGCGCCGTATGCAGGCGGCCGGGATCAACCCGCCGGCGGTGCTGGTCACCGCGGAGGATGTCGCCAGCGGCAAGCCGGATCCGGCCTGTTATGTGCTCGGTGCGCAACGGCTGGGAGTACCGGTACAGGACTGCCTGGTGTTTGAGGATGCCAGCGTCGGGATTCGCGCCGGCGAGGCGGCGGGGGCCGATGTGATGGTGGTGACGTCGACCCACCTTGTGCCCATGGTCACCGCGCATCCTTCGATTGACGGGTATGAGCGTCTACAGGTTCAGCGGGACGAAGCCGGGCTGTTGCATCTACAGCGCCTGGCGTAA
- a CDS encoding DUF2214 family protein gives MLVQWFLAAVHLLAFAMALSAVLARGKALRGVSDSDPSTLRRVLIADNIWGISALVLLVTGGLRAFGGYEKGSDYYLHQPLFHVKMTLLVLILLLELAPMIRFIKWRIALARGTRLDLHQAGLFARISHVQALLLVLMMIAASGMARGIGLG, from the coding sequence ATGTTGGTTCAGTGGTTTCTTGCAGCAGTCCATTTACTGGCATTCGCCATGGCTTTGTCGGCCGTGCTTGCGCGTGGCAAGGCATTGCGCGGTGTATCTGATAGTGACCCATCCACCCTGCGCCGCGTATTGATCGCGGACAACATCTGGGGAATCAGTGCCCTGGTGTTATTGGTAACCGGTGGCCTGCGGGCCTTCGGCGGCTACGAAAAGGGCAGTGATTATTACCTGCACCAGCCGTTGTTTCACGTGAAGATGACGCTGCTTGTATTAATTTTGTTACTGGAGCTCGCGCCGATGATTCGCTTTATCAAATGGCGCATCGCGTTGGCGCGTGGCACGCGCCTCGATTTGCACCAGGCAGGTCTTTTTGCGCGCATCAGCCATGTGCAGGCGTTACTGCTGGTGCTGATGATGATTGCAGCGAGTGGCATGGCACGCGGTATCGGCCTGGGATGA
- the csrA gene encoding carbon storage regulator CsrA: protein MLILTRKVGESINIGDDITITILGVSGQQVRIGINAPKDVAVHREEIYQRIQAGLTAPDKNQTP from the coding sequence ATGCTGATACTCACCCGCAAAGTCGGTGAAAGCATAAACATCGGTGATGACATCACGATCACCATCCTGGGCGTTAGCGGCCAGCAAGTAAGAATCGGCATCAATGCTCCAAAGGACGTTGCCGTGCATCGCGAGGAGATCTACCAACGTATCCAGGCGGGCCTGACGGCTCCGGATAAAAACCAGACACCTTGA
- a CDS encoding endonuclease, with amino-acid sequence MSVRFISLLCVFFAVTAQAQAPRTFSEAKKIAWKLYEPQSTEFYCGCKYNGNRVDLKACGYIPRKNANRAARIEWEHIVPAWQIGHQRQCWQDGGRKNCTRKDAVYKRAEADLHNLVPSIGEVNGDRNNFSFGWLPVQSGQYGSCLTQVDFKAKKVMPRPSIRGMIARTYFYMSKQYGLRLSKQDRQLYEAWNKTYPVQPWERQRNQTVACVMGRGNEFVGPVNLKACG; translated from the coding sequence ATGAGTGTCCGTTTTATCAGTCTGTTGTGTGTGTTTTTTGCTGTTACCGCTCAAGCCCAAGCCCCCAGGACATTCAGCGAAGCCAAGAAAATCGCCTGGAAACTGTATGAACCGCAATCCACGGAGTTCTATTGCGGCTGCAAATACAACGGCAACCGGGTAGACCTGAAAGCCTGCGGCTATATCCCGCGCAAAAACGCCAACCGGGCGGCACGTATTGAATGGGAACACATTGTTCCGGCCTGGCAGATCGGCCATCAGCGCCAGTGCTGGCAGGATGGCGGGCGCAAGAACTGCACCCGCAAGGACGCGGTCTACAAGCGGGCCGAAGCCGACCTGCACAACCTGGTGCCGAGCATCGGCGAGGTGAATGGCGACCGAAACAATTTCAGTTTTGGCTGGCTGCCGGTACAAAGCGGCCAATATGGATCATGCCTGACCCAGGTGGACTTCAAGGCCAAGAAGGTCATGCCCCGCCCTTCCATTCGCGGCATGATCGCCCGAACCTATTTCTATATGAGTAAGCAGTATGGCCTGCGCTTGTCGAAACAGGATCGCCAGCTGTATGAAGCCTGGAACAAGACCTACCCGGTACAGCCCTGGGAACGCCAGCGCAATCAAACCGTGGCGTGCGTGATGGGGCGCGGCAATGAATTTGTCGGCCCGGTGAACTTGAAAGCCTGCGGCTGA
- a CDS encoding DUF1654 domain-containing protein — MAKPSSAAPTPPDAYQRLAVRVQKIINSTNAQKNKAALIFRLPEEPEDEWARLLEEIAENDNVTLAYRDDGGVQIFWVVPKED; from the coding sequence GTGGCAAAGCCCTCTTCCGCAGCACCAACACCTCCTGATGCCTACCAACGACTGGCCGTTCGCGTGCAAAAAATCATCAATTCCACCAACGCCCAGAAGAACAAGGCGGCGTTGATCTTCCGTTTGCCGGAGGAACCGGAAGACGAGTGGGCACGACTACTGGAGGAGATCGCAGAAAACGACAACGTCACCCTCGCCTATCGCGATGACGGTGGCGTGCAGATTTTCTGGGTTGTGCCGAAGGAAGATTGA